The following coding sequences are from one Humulus lupulus chromosome X, drHumLupu1.1, whole genome shotgun sequence window:
- the LOC133806427 gene encoding uridine kinase-like protein 3, with amino-acid sequence MGMESKSVVDLIEASSGVHFSGFHMNGLQERHSNVDQPTTSATDNILMQPFVIGVAGGAASGKTTVCDMIIQQLHDQRVVLVNQDSFYHNLTPEEHARVHEYNFDHPDAFDNEKLLASMDKLRNGQAVDIPNYDFKSYKNNVFPPRRVNPSDVIILEGILIFHDPRVRELMNMKIFVDTDADVRLARRIRRDIVEKNRDIGTVLDQYSKFVKPAFDGFILPTKKYADIITPRGGVFTWLLI; translated from the exons ATGGGCATGGAGTCCAAATCAGTTGTGGATTTAATAGAAGCTTCCTCAGGGGTTCATTTTTCTGGATTTCACATGAACGGTCTGCAGGAAAGGCATTCAAATGTGGACCAACCAACAACCTCTGCTACAGATAACATTCTTATGCAACCTTTTGTCATAG GGGTTGCTGGTGGAGCAGCATCTGGTAAGACTACAGTTTGTGATATGATTATACAACAGCTTCATGACCAGCGTGTTGTTCTTGTTAACCAG GATTCTTTTTACCATAATTTGACACCAGAAGAACATGCAAGAGTACATGAATACAATTTTGATCATCCTG ATGCATTTGATAATGAGAAACTTTTAGCTTCTATGGATAAGTTGAGGAATGGGCAAGCAGTAGATATTCCAAACTATGACTTCAAGAGTTACAAAAACAATGTCTTCCCGCCTAGAAGG GTAAACCCTTCAGATGTGATAATTTTGGAAGGCATTCTCATTTTTCATGATCCCCGTGTTCGAGAGTTGATGAATATGAAGATATTTGTCGATACAg ATGCTGATGTTCGTTTAGCAAGGAGGATAAGGCGTGACATAGTAGAAAAAAACAGGGATATTGGTACAGTTCTTGATCAG TACTCAAAGTTTGTGAAGCCTGCATTTGATGGCTTTATTCTTCCTACAAAAAAATATGCTGACATCATTACTCCTCGCGGAGGAGTTTTCACGTGGCTATTGATTTGA